A window of Candidatus Poribacteria bacterium genomic DNA:
CGGTGTAGGGTTTGGAAAATATTGTCCTCTTGAATAATGGCATTTGAAGCGAGTAGATTTAGATTTTGCTCAATTTGGGTGCGTGCGATTTCGAGTTGCTCGTTGGTGACATCGTGCAAACGGACACGGTATCCCGCGCTTGCAAATTCCTGCGCGATGCCGTGTCCCATCAGTCCTGCACCGATAACTGCAATTTGTGAGATTGGGCGCAAGCCTATAGAGGAAACCTGCGGGACAGTAGTCATTTTTTCTCCTTTGCGGAAAAGCCGGCAATAACAATGGTAAATTCCCCGCGCGGCTCGGTATTTCGGAATTTCTCCAACGCTTCACTCACAGTCCCACGAAATACCTCTTCAAACCGTTTTGTCAACTCGCGTGCGATGACAAGGTCGCGTTCACCCATCACTTCAAGGACATCCTCAAGGAAACGTTGGAGCCGATGTGGGGATTCAAAAAGAATTAACGTCCTTTCTTCATCAGCAAGTACACCCAACTGACGCTTTCTTTTTCCAGATTTTGGAGAAAGGAACCCCTCAAAAACAAAGTTATGTAGGGGTAGCCCGGAGATGGATGCCGCTGTGGCGACCGCCGATGCCCCAGGAATAGGAACGATTGGGATTTCTGCAGCGATGCATCCACGTAAGAGCGGATACCCCGGATCGGAGATGATCGGCGTGCCAGCATCTGAAACGAGCGCGATTGTCTCACCCGCCTTCAAACGTTCAATCAACTTCTCTCCCTTCATCTGCTGGTTGCCTTCAAAGTAACTGGTGAGCGGGGTCTGGATATCGTAGTGCGTCAGCAGGCGGCGTGTTTGGCGGGTATCCTCAGCGGCGATGAGGTCCACCGCTTTGAGGATACGGAGTGCGCGCAGGGTAATATCTTCTAAATTCCCGAT
This region includes:
- the rsmI gene encoding 16S rRNA (cytidine(1402)-2'-O)-methyltransferase; this translates as MNTPFGTLYLVSTPIGNLEDITLRALRILKAVDLIAAEDTRQTRRLLTHYDIQTPLTSYFEGNQQMKGEKLIERLKAGETIALVSDAGTPIISDPGYPLLRGCIAAEIPIVPIPGASAVATAASISGLPLHNFVFEGFLSPKSGKRKRQLGVLADEERTLILFESPHRLQRFLEDVLEVMGERDLVIARELTKRFEEVFRGTVSEALEKFRNTEPRGEFTIVIAGFSAKEKK